One stretch of Chitinophaga pendula DNA includes these proteins:
- a CDS encoding pyridoxal-phosphate dependent enzyme: MLHVLQQLAPFIGQTPCIPLRHASAQLFAKLEYNNFTGSSKDRAAYSIIYKGIEAGLINQDTTIIASSSGNLAVAVASICKLLQLKFIPVIDPNINTDNERLLTLLSYRVVKVQERDETGGYLLTRIATVERMHAEIPGSFIADQYGDPNNYKGYYGLADEILEALPQPDHVFVAVSSSGAITGLSSRIKPVRPETKIIGVDIEGSVIFQSQAKSRYISGIGASRVPPIIANAYIDDVVMVSHMELIAGCKALLQEQAIFAGASSGAVYYAAKAYLEVTGSSGTAVMIFPDKGYTYMSTIYNDAWVEALADKLAAAEPASI; the protein is encoded by the coding sequence ATGCTACATGTTCTGCAACAGTTAGCCCCCTTTATCGGACAGACCCCTTGTATACCACTCCGTCATGCTTCTGCGCAGCTGTTTGCGAAGCTGGAGTATAACAATTTCACGGGCAGTTCCAAGGACCGGGCGGCGTATAGTATTATTTACAAAGGGATAGAGGCCGGTCTTATCAACCAGGATACGACGATTATTGCTTCCAGTTCGGGTAACCTGGCGGTGGCGGTGGCATCTATTTGCAAGTTGCTTCAATTGAAGTTTATTCCAGTGATAGATCCTAATATCAATACGGACAATGAGCGCTTGTTGACGTTGTTGTCGTACCGGGTGGTGAAGGTGCAGGAGCGGGATGAGACGGGCGGTTACCTGTTGACGCGTATAGCTACGGTGGAGCGAATGCATGCGGAGATACCCGGTTCTTTTATTGCGGATCAGTATGGTGACCCTAACAATTACAAAGGATATTATGGATTGGCGGATGAGATACTGGAGGCGTTACCACAGCCGGATCATGTATTTGTTGCGGTGAGTTCGAGCGGGGCTATTACGGGGCTTTCGAGTCGTATTAAGCCGGTGCGGCCGGAGACGAAGATCATTGGCGTGGATATAGAAGGATCGGTGATCTTCCAGTCGCAGGCGAAGTCGCGGTATATTTCCGGTATTGGCGCCAGCCGGGTGCCACCGATTATTGCCAACGCTTATATTGACGATGTGGTGATGGTATCGCATATGGAGCTGATTGCCGGGTGTAAGGCTTTATTACAGGAGCAGGCCATATTTGCCGGTGCTTCTTCGGGGGCGGTATATTATGCTGCCAAGGCTTATTTGGAGGTAACGGGAAGTAGTGGAACGGCGGTGATGATTTTCCCGGATAAGGGATATACGTATATGAGCACTATTTATAATGACGCCTGGGTGGAAGCGTTAGCGGATAAGTTAGCCGCTGCTGAGCCGGCGTCGATCTAA
- a CDS encoding S8 family peptidase codes for MRTSRLLFAGMVALSLAACRKDQPVTRAGVPGNENPEAVVPKSKINAFIRERLMTTGHFNWQMASDEMAWSALVQGDSILSVGYQPAGYKDIAGTIHQLDLNDDSWKAAREAVLRLITEQESVEGNGRTSQSIVKYARTTLPIVDVKVTKLSTLSALRKSGMVRYAEPIGYGAYMEEASTSSQRAASTLLNFGCGSNTPEPGLVSGSDYVTISPAAKQSWNYPYQKIPQAWAKSTGAGVKVMIIDTGISPTQSAFGSGFNQGLSTGRTIEKLVTFQGGTPDDLCGHGTSMAGALAGPRGTTGNTAGIAYNCNLVMVHAAENVVILSKESINGVADAYVLGGNDPAVKVISMSLGTIIDFSPISDGIRYAYNKGKLMFCAAGTSSSFFGSFVGVIFPATMSEVYAVTGMKDNLTDRCGNCHVGPQVAFTSVMEKTANGRLALSIAMTGDEPSTVGGSSVATANTAAIAALVWSKYPAYPRDSIVARMRRASTYANNRNNQFGWGNVDADLAVGQ; via the coding sequence ATGAGAACCTCTCGTTTACTTTTTGCCGGTATGGTGGCATTGTCCCTGGCTGCCTGCCGGAAGGATCAACCTGTAACCCGTGCTGGTGTTCCCGGAAATGAAAACCCCGAAGCGGTGGTACCAAAATCTAAGATCAATGCATTTATCCGTGAGCGACTGATGACCACGGGTCATTTTAACTGGCAGATGGCCAGTGATGAGATGGCATGGAGTGCGTTAGTACAAGGCGATAGCATATTGTCGGTGGGTTATCAACCTGCGGGCTATAAGGATATTGCCGGCACTATTCATCAGCTGGATCTTAATGATGACAGCTGGAAGGCAGCCCGTGAAGCTGTGTTGCGGCTGATTACGGAGCAGGAGAGTGTGGAGGGTAATGGGCGTACTTCGCAATCCATTGTAAAGTATGCACGTACTACGTTGCCGATCGTGGATGTGAAGGTTACTAAGTTGTCGACGTTATCGGCGCTGCGTAAGTCAGGGATGGTGCGTTATGCGGAGCCTATTGGTTATGGTGCTTACATGGAGGAAGCTTCTACCAGTAGTCAGCGTGCTGCTTCTACGCTGCTGAACTTTGGCTGTGGCAGTAATACTCCTGAGCCAGGGCTGGTGAGTGGTAGTGACTATGTTACGATCTCTCCTGCGGCCAAACAGTCCTGGAACTATCCTTATCAGAAGATCCCGCAGGCATGGGCAAAGTCTACCGGTGCGGGTGTGAAGGTGATGATCATCGATACCGGTATCAGCCCTACGCAGTCTGCATTTGGCAGTGGTTTTAACCAAGGGCTTTCTACCGGTCGTACGATAGAGAAGCTGGTGACCTTCCAGGGCGGTACGCCGGATGATCTTTGTGGTCACGGCACGAGCATGGCCGGTGCGCTGGCAGGTCCACGCGGTACTACCGGTAATACGGCAGGTATTGCATACAACTGTAACCTGGTGATGGTACATGCTGCGGAGAACGTGGTGATCCTGTCCAAGGAGTCTATCAACGGTGTGGCTGACGCTTATGTACTCGGCGGTAATGATCCTGCTGTGAAGGTAATCAGTATGAGCCTGGGTACTATTATCGATTTCAGTCCTATCTCTGACGGTATCCGTTATGCTTACAACAAGGGCAAGCTGATGTTCTGTGCTGCTGGTACTTCCTCCAGTTTCTTCGGTAGTTTTGTAGGTGTGATATTCCCTGCTACTATGAGTGAAGTGTATGCAGTAACGGGTATGAAAGACAACCTGACTGATCGTTGCGGTAACTGTCACGTTGGGCCGCAGGTAGCGTTTACCTCTGTGATGGAAAAGACTGCCAATGGCCGTCTGGCGCTTTCCATTGCGATGACTGGCGACGAGCCATCTACGGTGGGAGGATCTTCCGTAGCTACGGCTAATACTGCAGCGATAGCAGCATTGGTGTGGAGCAAATACCCAGCTTATCCGAGAGATAGTATCGTTGCCCGTATGCGCAGAGCTTCTACGTATGCGAACAATCGTAATAACCAATTTGGTTGGGGTAATGTAGATGCTGATCTGGCAGTAGGTCAGTAG
- a CDS encoding carboxymuconolactone decarboxylase family protein has product MKKRLNMHNIFPDLYKHLTQIDQQIKAAGIPPLYLELIKIRTSQINGCAYCLDKHISDAIKLGEEPRKIYVLSAWHEAVNWFSAEEQAIIRLTEEIAHIGEHGISDDVYDNALQLFGEEKLAFLISAAISMNAWNRLGVGLNLHPVK; this is encoded by the coding sequence ATGAAAAAGAGACTTAACATGCACAACATCTTCCCCGATCTATATAAACACCTCACACAGATCGACCAACAAATAAAAGCCGCAGGTATTCCACCGCTCTACCTCGAACTCATAAAGATCCGTACCTCCCAGATCAATGGCTGCGCATACTGCCTCGACAAACACATCTCCGATGCCATCAAACTAGGAGAAGAACCCCGCAAAATATACGTATTGAGCGCCTGGCACGAAGCCGTCAACTGGTTCTCCGCAGAAGAGCAGGCCATCATCCGCCTCACCGAAGAAATCGCACATATCGGCGAACATGGCATCAGCGATGATGTCTACGACAACGCCCTCCAACTGTTCGGAGAAGAAAAATTAGCCTTCCTCATCTCCGCCGCCATCAGTATGAATGCCTGGAACAGACTGGGCGTAGGCCTCAACCTACACCCGGTCAAGTAA
- a CDS encoding DoxX family membrane protein, which produces MKDNVTYAQLIARLALGVGFLLPVMDRIGWMGAPGSGNVAWGDWPHFLAYNHSLMPFLGKSLADILALLATTAEIIIGIGLILGFKTKWMATGAALITGTFAVFMIISLGIAAPFKYPVFVFTGAGLLLSNVYRFKWSIDDYITTK; this is translated from the coding sequence ATGAAAGACAACGTGACATACGCTCAACTAATAGCTCGCCTAGCACTAGGAGTGGGATTTCTCCTGCCCGTAATGGACAGGATCGGATGGATGGGTGCCCCCGGCTCCGGCAATGTAGCATGGGGCGACTGGCCACATTTCCTCGCCTACAACCACAGCCTCATGCCATTCCTCGGCAAATCACTGGCAGATATATTAGCACTCCTCGCCACCACCGCAGAAATCATCATCGGCATCGGCCTCATACTGGGCTTTAAAACAAAATGGATGGCTACAGGCGCCGCTCTCATCACCGGCACATTCGCCGTCTTTATGATCATATCCCTCGGAATAGCAGCGCCCTTTAAATATCCCGTATTCGTCTTCACCGGCGCCGGCTTACTATTATCTAATGTCTATCGCTTCAAATGGAGCATTGACGATTACATCACCACCAAATAA